A region from the Paraburkholderia youngii genome encodes:
- a CDS encoding MFS transporter — MNSVNAGARLDRLSIGPFHRRVLWLVSMGVFFDSFDNTLSSSVLAALLKSGWSTLELNSLFMSVTFAGLTIGAAGAGWLSDRFGRRFAYQFNLLIFGCMAVASAFAPSMHWMIVMRGIMALGMGAEYVMGWGLITEFVPPPQRGRYLGWFGLFAGIGVFVTSVIGWLIIPKFGWRPMFLIGGIGTLWVWWERRKLPESPRWLERIGRGGEAEAIMQRIESEAQLFEPLRPFVIVPQPEPKYIPVAVLFSRPMIRRTALAIMIMVVGLFGSYTLSGWMPTFFVQQGMSVTRSLGFNAAMMGGWIAGPLICAGIADRIGRRWGLVLFGLVCAGFGAAYPFLNSDELIVLGGFLLVSAVASFLILASGCSPELFPTECRFRGAGLAQSIGRAGLIVSPAIVLTLFNNYGIGGVIGALAAGYVAVALIMTLAGVETNQRSLEALDPSAVPEPSSDAILSPIRHK; from the coding sequence ATGAACAGTGTGAACGCAGGTGCCCGACTGGATCGCCTTTCAATTGGACCGTTTCATCGGCGCGTTTTATGGCTCGTCAGCATGGGTGTATTTTTTGACTCATTCGACAACACGTTGTCGTCCTCAGTTCTCGCAGCGTTGCTTAAGAGTGGTTGGTCGACTCTCGAACTCAATTCTCTATTCATGTCTGTTACCTTCGCTGGGTTGACTATCGGCGCGGCGGGTGCGGGCTGGTTGAGTGACCGTTTCGGTAGACGTTTCGCGTATCAATTCAATCTGTTGATCTTTGGTTGCATGGCTGTGGCTTCTGCGTTCGCTCCTTCCATGCACTGGATGATTGTGATGCGCGGGATCATGGCACTTGGCATGGGCGCCGAATACGTAATGGGCTGGGGCTTGATAACCGAGTTCGTGCCACCCCCGCAGCGCGGTCGCTATCTGGGCTGGTTCGGTTTGTTCGCGGGAATTGGTGTATTCGTCACATCTGTCATCGGCTGGCTGATCATTCCTAAGTTCGGCTGGCGTCCAATGTTCTTGATTGGTGGTATCGGCACGCTGTGGGTGTGGTGGGAGCGTCGCAAACTGCCAGAGTCACCACGATGGCTCGAGCGAATCGGTCGCGGCGGCGAGGCCGAGGCGATCATGCAGCGCATCGAGAGCGAAGCGCAGTTGTTTGAACCGCTGCGACCGTTTGTCATTGTTCCTCAACCAGAGCCCAAGTACATCCCTGTCGCGGTTCTGTTTTCGCGTCCAATGATTCGACGCACGGCACTCGCAATTATGATTATGGTTGTCGGTCTATTCGGTTCGTATACGCTTTCGGGTTGGATGCCGACTTTCTTTGTCCAGCAGGGTATGAGTGTTACGCGATCGCTTGGTTTCAACGCGGCGATGATGGGCGGCTGGATTGCAGGGCCCCTCATCTGCGCAGGCATAGCAGATCGAATCGGTCGGCGTTGGGGGCTTGTGCTCTTCGGCTTGGTGTGCGCGGGCTTTGGTGCTGCCTATCCATTTCTCAACTCCGACGAATTGATTGTATTAGGCGGGTTCCTGTTGGTATCCGCGGTCGCGTCCTTTTTGATCTTGGCCTCCGGATGTAGTCCTGAGCTGTTTCCGACTGAGTGTCGTTTCCGCGGAGCGGGGTTGGCCCAGTCAATTGGGAGGGCGGGACTGATTGTGTCTCCCGCGATCGTGCTCACTCTGTTCAACAACTACGGAATTGGAGGCGTCATCGGAGCCCTTGCTGCTGGGTATGTAGCGGTGGCTCTGATCATGACATTGGCTGGTGTGGAGACGAACCAGCGCTCTTTGGAGGCTCTAGACCCTAGTGCAGTGCCGGAGCCGTCGTCTGATGCAATTCTGAGTCCAATTCGACATAAGTAA
- a CDS encoding DUF1330 domain-containing protein produces MSKVYWIAAYRAIKNADALAAYGKFAGAAIQSGGGRFLARGIPAQVYEQGLQERTIVIEFDSLEQAIATHDGSAYQAALKALGDGAERDIRIIEAN; encoded by the coding sequence ATGTCGAAGGTTTATTGGATTGCTGCGTACCGGGCTATCAAGAACGCCGACGCCCTTGCGGCTTATGGGAAATTCGCGGGCGCGGCCATTCAGAGCGGGGGTGGCCGCTTTCTCGCGCGCGGCATCCCTGCGCAAGTATATGAGCAAGGATTGCAAGAACGCACAATCGTAATCGAGTTCGACAGTCTGGAGCAGGCAATTGCTACGCACGACGGGAGTGCGTATCAGGCAGCTCTCAAGGCATTGGGCGATGGTGCGGAGCGCGACATCCGCATCATCGAGGCAAACTGA
- a CDS encoding fumarylacetoacetate hydrolase family protein: MKLARFSLGKTERFGIVDLEKSVIRPFDVSVQNVVQIIAQTAELLSAAAKGEEIPLDQIKLLAPIIPRRNIFCVGKNYREHAKEFAGSGYEAGAVKGAEIDEYPAVFSKPPSTIVGNGDAVQLHSHVTHCVDYEAELAIVIGKGGSDIAAANAMDHVWGYTIINDVTARDRQRQHKQWFLGKSLDTFCPMGPWVTTADEVKSDGLDVKCWVNGDLRQDANTRDLIFPIPALIATISAGLALEPGDVIATGTPAGVGIGFNPPRFLKAGDEVKISITGLGTLTNRFV; this comes from the coding sequence ATGAAACTCGCCCGCTTTTCGTTGGGGAAGACTGAACGGTTCGGGATCGTCGACTTGGAAAAGTCCGTCATTCGGCCGTTCGATGTCTCAGTGCAGAACGTGGTTCAGATCATCGCTCAGACTGCGGAGCTGTTGTCCGCGGCCGCCAAGGGCGAAGAAATCCCACTCGACCAAATCAAGCTGCTTGCGCCGATTATTCCTCGTCGCAACATCTTCTGTGTCGGGAAAAATTACCGTGAGCATGCGAAGGAGTTCGCAGGCAGCGGTTACGAAGCCGGCGCGGTTAAGGGAGCCGAAATCGACGAATATCCTGCGGTTTTTAGCAAGCCTCCGTCAACAATTGTCGGGAACGGAGACGCCGTGCAACTGCATTCGCATGTCACCCACTGCGTCGATTACGAGGCGGAACTTGCTATCGTTATCGGCAAGGGCGGTAGTGACATCGCGGCTGCGAATGCAATGGATCATGTTTGGGGTTACACCATTATCAACGATGTGACTGCTCGCGACCGTCAGCGACAGCACAAACAGTGGTTTCTTGGTAAATCGCTCGACACTTTCTGTCCTATGGGGCCATGGGTCACTACGGCCGATGAGGTGAAATCTGACGGACTTGACGTCAAATGCTGGGTCAACGGTGACCTTCGTCAGGACGCGAACACGCGAGATCTGATTTTCCCCATACCGGCTCTCATTGCCACAATCTCGGCTGGGCTGGCGCTGGAGCCCGGCGACGTCATCGCGACTGGCACCCCTGCAGGCGTTGGCATAGGGTTTAATCCGCCCCGATTCTTGAAGGCGGGTGACGAGGTTAAAATCTCTATTACGGGTCTGGGGACGCTCACGAATCGCTTCGTCTAG